DNA sequence from the candidate division WOR-3 bacterium genome:
TATCCATAATACGATGATTATATAGCAAGATTTTGATTTATTTTCAATTTTTTGTTTTATTAAATCAAGGTCAAGTTTATCTGACTTTTGGCAATGTTTAATTCCATCCAGACATTTTGCCGAGATTCGGCCAAGTTTTTGGATTTTGTTGTATCAAATTTATGTTATTTTCTGATACATCTTGAAATAACTGAGGAGGCTCTTGCTTAAAATAGATAGCAGACAAATCAGCAAGAAAGGATTGCCAGTATGAATGACAGGGAGTAAGATAGAGAAAAATTGTGTCTAAAGATGGATTTTTAATTTTACTATTTTCTAAATACGAAATGTAGACTTTCTTCCACCCAAAGTCTTTTGCCAGTTCTTTTTGTCTCAAGCCAGCAGGCTTTTGGTGTTTTCTAAGAAGTTGTGCCATTTCTTTGTTAAAGATGAAAGTTTTATTAGTCATAAATGGTCATAGAAGTATAACTGCCATTTTAACAAAAATCAAGGATAGTTTTTATATAATTATTGATTTATCTAGTATTATCTCAAGATCAGTTTAACAAGGGAAAGAGAATATTGACAATGTTTTTGAAAAGACTGGTAGATTAAAGATAAATATATTCTTTGCCGAAATATTGTTAATGTTTTGGGAGGGAAAATTCTGGTAAACTAAAGATAAGTATATTCTTTTACTGAGATATTGGCAATGTTTGTGAAAATTCTGATAAACTAAAGATAA
Encoded proteins:
- a CDS encoding helix-turn-helix domain-containing protein → MTNKTFIFNKEMAQLLRKHQKPAGLRQKELAKDFGWKKVYISYLENSKIKNPSLDTIFLYLTPCHSYWQSFLADLSAIYFKQEPPQLFQDVSENNINLIQQNPKTWPNLGKMSGWN